The following proteins come from a genomic window of bacterium:
- the ftsX gene encoding permease-like cell division protein FtsX yields MRATAKPGGPPSPPVRPSPRATRPARGASYFLREGMQGFRRNGLMSLAAAIITMVTLVALGMALVIASTLDHIARSVERRVEVVVYLHDGLHARAVDDLRARLLELPGVTGATYVSKSEALAEFQQAFKGAVDLQGLLSHNPLPASFVAAVDQPARLQAVARAASAFPQVERASYGTEAVDRLLGVTRVVRVGGAIVAGLLALVAMIIIVSTVRLTVFARRTEIEVMRLVGATAWFIRWPLVVEGALTGAVGAFAAVLLVAGMYAWLVVGAGASLPFLPLPSAVQVALTLTWKLLLWGVFIGTGGSLLAVRRYLSL; encoded by the coding sequence ATGCGGGCGACCGCTAAGCCCGGGGGCCCCCCGTCGCCGCCCGTTCGCCCGAGCCCCCGCGCGACGCGTCCCGCGCGGGGCGCTTCCTATTTCCTGCGGGAGGGGATGCAGGGATTTCGCCGGAACGGGCTGATGAGCCTTGCCGCGGCGATCATCACGATGGTCACCCTGGTGGCCCTGGGGATGGCGCTGGTGATCGCGAGTACGCTCGACCACATCGCCCGCAGCGTGGAGCGCCGGGTGGAGGTCGTGGTCTACCTGCACGACGGCCTGCATGCCCGCGCCGTGGACGACCTCCGCGCCAGACTCCTCGAGCTCCCCGGGGTGACGGGGGCGACGTACGTGTCCAAGTCGGAAGCGCTGGCGGAGTTCCAGCAGGCGTTCAAGGGGGCGGTGGACCTTCAGGGACTGCTCTCGCACAATCCGCTCCCCGCGTCCTTCGTGGCGGCGGTTGACCAGCCCGCCCGGCTCCAGGCGGTCGCTCGGGCCGCCTCCGCCTTCCCGCAGGTTGAGCGGGCCAGTTACGGCACCGAGGCGGTGGACCGGCTGCTGGGGGTGACCAGGGTGGTCCGGGTGGGGGGAGCGATCGTGGCCGGGCTGCTGGCGCTCGTGGCGATGATCATCATTGTGAGCACGGTTCGGTTGACGGTGTTCGCGCGGCGGACGGAGATCGAGGTGATGCGGCTCGTCGGTGCGACCGCCTGGTTCATTCGCTGGCCGCTGGTGGTCGAGGGAGCGTTGACGGGTGCGGTGGGAGCGTTCGCGGCGGTGCTGTTGGTCGCGGGCATGTACGCCTGGCTGGTGGTGGGCGCGGGGGCGTCGCTGCCGTTTCTCCCGCTCCCGTCGGCCGTGCAGGTTGCCCTTACCCTCACCTGGAAACTC